In Vibrio cyclitrophicus, one genomic interval encodes:
- a CDS encoding winged helix-turn-helix domain-containing protein, with the protein MLKLCLEPPVYKVGELYYSPTSAVIDSQGERSRLRARESNLFHELIKTFPEVLSRSSIEETLWKDSYATNATINQTVKALRFSLEDTDRTLIRTIPKQGYVLAVAPKIDNNTVPKLNESNANELTVDVSITAQTISSTELETVDTTSERSNSVTTNNTKTEATPRSIVNSITLLLAISIVTFALCASGLFTDQPERISHQYGNHWILFNATEQELSSLPIQPGDSTKYVSKNKSFYRICSEIKGVLECQQIEL; encoded by the coding sequence ATGCTCAAACTATGCCTAGAGCCACCAGTATATAAAGTTGGTGAACTCTATTATTCACCAACTTCTGCTGTGATAGATAGCCAGGGAGAGCGAAGTCGCCTAAGAGCACGAGAATCCAACCTCTTTCACGAACTCATCAAGACATTCCCTGAAGTCCTTTCACGTTCGTCGATCGAAGAAACACTTTGGAAAGACTCGTACGCGACAAATGCAACAATTAATCAAACAGTCAAAGCGCTCAGATTTTCTTTAGAAGACACTGATAGAACTTTGATTAGAACCATCCCCAAGCAAGGCTATGTTCTGGCAGTTGCACCAAAGATTGACAACAACACAGTACCAAAACTCAACGAGTCAAACGCTAACGAGTTGACCGTAGACGTATCAATAACTGCCCAGACAATATCAAGTACTGAGTTAGAGACAGTTGACACCACCAGCGAACGGAGCAACTCAGTAACTACTAATAATACCAAAACAGAAGCCACACCACGGAGTATCGTTAATTCAATCACTCTATTACTGGCTATCTCTATCGTTACTTTCGCCCTCTGCGCATCTGGCCTTTTTACTGATCAACCTGAGCGTATTAGCCACCAATATGGCAATCACTGGATACTCTTCAATGCTACAGAGCAGGAGCTCAGCTCGTTACCTATACAACCTGGAGACTCGACAAAATATGTGTCTAAGAATAAGTCGTTCTATCGAATTTGTTCAGAGATAAAAGGAGTTTTAGAATGCCAGCAAATCGAACTTTAG